ttatcttgaagaaaatatgataaaattgaagTCAACTTAATCAACTGAAGTCGTGGAAAGTTTAAAACAACTTATTCCAATGTTGTTGAACAAAATCATTAAAgtgtttgatgatttttcttctatttataataaagtcgTATTATAAAAGTAGACTTCAACTATTTTATACCAAAGTCGTATCTTGTATTAACGACTTCTACttacagttttattttttattttaacttgtaGAAATTGTAttgactttttttattctttattacttatatattttatagtttataatttttatgtgtcttttagatttttatataagcacatcttttaattttaaactttatcttaataataatggtttatcttttcttaaattcttatacaatcatataatatttatatgcttattattttgtgatgtttgttaaaaatttaattaatgaactaaaaatgttgtttctttatttcttttaatacgtaaaatttgttatgtttttttattttaaaaaaacagtttttattttaaaattttagataattttattattaaaactatatttacaAAATGTATTTACCTCAATAaacaaatatgtatattttcaattttaatttactagTCAATTTATTGtgaaaacattattatataattttagtaatatataaattattgattgatgttggagtgcaaacaaagtctcacatcgagTAAAAGAAGGGttgtttatatacacataaatacCTCCATTGGTAAGAAACTTTTTGGAGTGGTACAAAAAACAAACCTCCATAACTCAacaattaaactattaaaaatatgaaattacaaaaaaagaaattgctTCGACCCTCTACAACTTTAGTTTTACCATATTTTCTCCCGACACGCTATGATTAAGCATAATTAAGTTAAAGTCACTGTTTAATTTgagaataatttttgttgttgtttatttgagtgaatttgaagttAAACgagaatgtattttaaattaaattttttaatctatcatataaactaaatcctacaccaattcCTTTTAAATCTACTCAATTACTCTCAAGTGAACAAACCCTTAAATTCAAAAGATCATAAGTGTCCATTcctatgataatttttataaaaggaaattgTGTAGATAAGAATGATTTAGTTTTTgtcatgattttttaaaaaagatatactAATATGTAATTTTGGATTGTAATTCATCTTGACTTGTAAAAAAACCCACATATCAATCTTGTGCTTATGTAAAAAAAAGTGCTAAGAATGAAGAGTAGTTGTAGTCCATGATACCATGAGTTGCTAACAGGGGCTTTTACTCCTACAAGAACACAAAGACTTTACATGTACTTCCAGTTAGACTATTAGCCAGTAACCAGCATTTCTTGCTAACATTATCGCAGGTTTCTTGCTACTTGTAGTCCAATCTATTTCATtagtttctatgtttttttCCTATACATGCTCAAAACATCCCCCATAGTCAGCAGGTTATCATCGCTTATGCTGTTCCTGTTGAACCTTTTCTTGAGTTAGCCTTGGTTGGAATTATACGAATTCTCTTTGCCACACGTACAAAATCCCtaattaataatacatatatgaaATTAGTTGCtgcataataattataatacatatatgAAATTAGACATAActaagaaaaaagaattgaacGTTAGAGGTGTGCTTACTTCCAGCTAAGGTCACCGACTAGAAGAAGATCGTTCTCCATGTCTTCATAGGCAATAAGGTAGCCAGGAATGACATTGGAAAGATCAAAATCATCACTGTCTCCAGCGTTTTCCACAAACATTTCGCGTAGGGCTTTGGCCAGACTTTGGTAGCTACCATGGTTATGGAGGCTGATGCGCTGGCAGATGGAACGACCCTCTAGCACAACTGTTACAGCTGGAACCACGGTGGCGACAAGATCATCGTCCTCAAGCCCAGGAAAGCCTGCCAAAGAAGAGGAAGTTGAAGGTGCGCCAGTGATCTGTTTCAACAAGTCTTCTTGTCCTTGGGGGTCAAAGCTGTTCATTGTATCAGAAActtattattaaagtttatgaaagaaaaaagatattatttgtATGGGAGGGAGAAATGAAGGCCTTAAGGTGTAGAGTAGATCAAAAGTGAAAAGGGTTAAGTTTGGTAAAAGTTGAGATCATAAAGAGGAGATGAAGTGTTGTTGAAAGATGAAATATATAGAAATGcaagagagagtgagagagatagCACGAATGTCGGGAGAGGTCAGATAGGTGTCTAGAACCCACCCCAGCCTCGTGGCTTAGTTTTCCCTTTTCAAGACCATTTATTGGAGTCCCCTATCTCTTAATTTCTTCCTGTCAAAATATCTCATTATTTAAATCTTTCAGCTGGATTTTCAATCTAATTTAACCCTTAATAATAACTTCTAACAATGTGTGTTAGACTGAAATTCTTGCTTTAAATTTTCTTCATGAGTCACCAGAGAGTTAGAGAAATGAGTGGTAGGAAAAGTATACGTGATAGAAAAAAGGGAGGGGATGTTTGCTTGTGATTGCAAAAGACGGTGTTACCATGGATTATTGAggagtattaaaatattagtgTTGCATCTACATTTATGGTAGATCTTGTTGTCAAGATGAATTACAGTAATACAACTTTTATGGGGATGaccacaaaaaattattttaatgtgtcGACAAAAACCAAACTTAGCTATGCCCACGAGATTcctaaagaaaagttaaaacaatattGAAAGTTGCAGTGGAGACGACCGCGCTACGGTAGCTGAACGGTTTGCTACATTGAAGAACCCAAGTTTTGAGTTTAATTTGCTCCAGAAACGTAGAATTactatatataataactttGAATGCATATAACGAAATTTGATGAAATGACAGATTTGTTTACTCTATATAATTCACTTTTAGTTACAAAACGTTTAATTAAATAGCATCTACTTATAATGTAAAATGGGAAGGGCCAAGTTCCAAGGATTAGTATGATTTTGTTGACCTagtgaaaaaaatgagaaattatgATTTGATTGAGTATTATTTTAGCAAGATGGAGACTTGCCTTAAAACTTCAATGCTAAGCATATAGCTAGCAAATTTTGTcatgttaaaagaaaagaattcaaTAAATAGCAggtattgttttaattattctaaGTTTCGATTTTGAGGTGACAATTGGCTTTATCAACTACGCAAGCAACCTCTTGTTGTGCAACTTGGGATCATGAATTCCTAACTTTGAGATTCGATGTTAAGCGGAGTTTGTGTTACTTGTCTCTGCAGAGACACTGGAGTGGTTGCATTGTTAGGATTATAGGAAGACCCAACCCAATCTCTACTGTATTTTTCTATTACAATTCTACAGTTCACAGCAAGAGTTTTTGTGCAGAATTTTATACACGATGTGATCACATAAGTTATACTATTAGAGTTTGAGTGTGAGATGTCTGGTGATGAAGAAGAAATGAGTGAGTGtgagatggagaaaaaaaaaaggttaaaaaggaaaaggaataTCAGGTGGAGAAAAAGGTAAAATAGgaaatgcaaataaaaatttattagagtTTGTTGTCTGTTTGGGATAGGTTAATGCTATTTTGTttcaataaacaattatatatatatatatatatatatatatatatatatatatatatatactccaTTAAAATTACAATCATTTTAGAAgtaatattatcataattaaatttagttctttttcaAGGTAGGATAATGTTACATTGATTGTTCAggatttaaaaattgttttaaaatccaattattttcataattgttTGTTCAAAACGGTTATGagtatatttacaaataatattttgatgttaaaatCAGTTCAATATTAACAATTCAAATCAGTTCAACATTTATATTAATGACATAGTAAATACAAATtacttatctttttatttcatatttatatttatagatttgaGAGTGaacttttcattataatgaCTTACAATTCAATTATGGATAATCATACTTTATTTCTAAATTGATCTTTTAAGTTGataaatattaagattaattattttgacCATTAATTGATCAGTTTGATTTTCTGATCTTACAAATTAAAACTGATCGTTTCATCTGAGTTATCAAATGGTCATACAATACAATTTAGATTTGTACAATTTAGAttcaaaaaaacttttttacaaaaaagaagTGTGTATGAACTTTAACAAAATGCTAAAAAGTAAttactatattataaatttatagatgCAAGAAAACATTTTGTTATTCAGGATCTTTTGTTACAAACTTTATTACAAACACAAAAACTTATTTTGCAAACACGCATCTTAGAATTTAAATTCTACATACTCcaatgtgagaaaaaaaaaggacacTTTGGTGAAAGATCATATATAAGCCCAGTGGGCTGTTAAAAGGGCCTGAATCTCAATTTCATTTTACACGCTGGCCCGGGGTACAAAACCCTAGTTACCAGTTTGTGCCCTCGCAGCTTCATAGTACCAGGTTTCAGTTACGATCTCGTAGAGCATAGCATAACATTCTACTATGGCTGTGAGTACCTCCTTCTTACTCCCTCTCTCGTTCATCATCTTCCCTGCATTTCATTAACATAACCCGCATCTCCATAACTTAGCGTTTCCGATTTTCCCTTTGCTTCTGGCACTAAGCCAATGTTGTTTGAGTATAGAAGATCACAGTGTGTGATTGATTGTGCCTTATTTTCTAATTTgcttaagtttcttttttacttCGTGTTTTGCAGACTGTACCAGTTAATCCTAAGCCTTTCTTGAATAATTTGACTGGGAAGCCAGTAATTGTGAAACTCAAGTGGGGAATGGAGTACAAGGGTATGTTGCTTTGTTAGGGATAATTTTCTCTACTGTTATTTCACTGCTAAACGCTTCGTTTCAGTGTTTATTCCTTAGACCGTCAATTACTGCAtggatttcattttgtttatcatgtcttcaatgtttattttcttttcaggGTATCTCGTTTCTGTTGATTCGTATATGAACTTGCAGgtatatatttaagttaaattctGAGGTTTTTGTTCCcgtacaataataatattttcagcCTCTTGTCTTAGttgatatattgttttttaatctCTTAATATCTGAATTTCTATGTAGCTGGCAAACACTGAGGAGTACATTGAGGGTCAGTTTACTGGAAATTTGGGAGAAATTTTAATCAGGTAAATTCCaaattaacttttctttatGCCTAGTGGTTTTTGTGTTGTGCTATTACATAAGGGTTTGTTAGAAAAAGTGCAAGATTCACCTCAACGACCATTTTTCCTTGACCTATTGCCCCAATCCATCTGATCCTTGCCTTATAGAGTTCGTCAAATTCTACCTCGTCTTGTTTCTGTTCATCAGCATGCAAAATCTCTTCTTTACGTTTTCTTATCATATTTATAGActttatttataacaatatacaatttttgtttgatgaattttcttctttgactGCAAACCAATAATGTAATGGTATATGTTCTtgtaagttttcttctttctttgattAGCCCCTGTAACTATGTTTGGCTTGTCATATGGTTTCTCTTATGCTTTTCTCTTGTTCTGCCATTTCCTTTTAAAAGCCAAACCTGCTAATATTAACATTagattcacaaacttttcagaagaaaaaaggaTGAAGTCATCTATTACCTTCACCACACAATCAATCTTTATTTAAATCTTCGAATCTACTTTTCACCACTTTGCTATTACAGTTCTACAATTTctgtatttcaaattttaattacaaaattcaatGTTGTGGGAGAGTTGTTGCAATTAGGCCCATTTTTTTGTTAGTGGCCCGTGattgtttaaaattatctaTAGGAGTCTCTTGATTGATTAGTTTAGTTCTGCTGAAACTTTACTTGATAGAATGCTCTCTTCTCTATAAATTGCCAGAGGCACaaaatctttttgttttttaatgttcaAAGATATCAGGAATCATAACTGCATAGTTCCATTGggtaatgaaaataattatatctcaAACATATTTGATGATTGGTTGCagcttttgttgtttattttcttttgtccttCTGAAGGACTACTATTTGAgttattaatatgttttctaAATGTTTACAAGAACAATGAGGCTAAATTGGAAGCAGCGGATAAACCTTGTCTATGCTGTTTCTCAGTTACACTTAATCTCTGTTAGTCTTGATTTTTGTTAAATAGACAAACTGTAATGataatagtttattattatatttttttcatgttaaaaagaAAGGTCTAGTGGATATTTTTGTTCTATgggctttttcaataaaaaaacattttagtcTTTCGGacttttttttgtcccaattcaTGTGGGTCAAGCCCAAGTCCTATGAGATGGACCAACTTACTAACAATCACTGTGACCCTCCGGTAACTCTCTCATGCAATCAATGCTGCAGTTTgctagttcttttttttttttttttatcttccatGTTTCATTCTCATATTTTCAGTTATTTCTTGTAAACTTGTTCTTTTATTCTCCTCAATCTTCGTTTTTGCTCTTAATGTTCTCTTTGGCCCAtcaaaacttgttttctttttctcatgtttaTTTCTTGTAAACTTTCTCTTATTTCATTGTTTGTATTTCTAGATGTAACAATGTTCTCTACCTTCGAGGAGTTCCAGAGGATGAAGAGATCGAAGATGCAGCAGAAGACTAGATTGATAGAAATACTAATTGTGATGAGAAACAGAACTAACATTCACCTGCTTTTGTATCTTCGGTGAATGCTTTTGTAGTTATACTTTTAAATCAATGATGATGCCCTCGTGAATATTGGGGTGCTTATGTGCAAGTTGTATGCTTGTCTAATTTCTGGTTTTTGAACTCTTGTTCTTAAAATACGATGTTGATGTATATGAAGGAAAGAGTAGGCTTAGTGACCTTATATGAAATTTTCTGTAGTCTGTATTATTCCAAAATCCATCACAactgttttataatattaactaaaaagaaataaaataaatgggaaatataatattaaataatataatattgaaaatgtaaCCTCTCTTCTGTATAAGGCTAAGATTTTCTCACTTGGTCCATTTTATTCAACCATCAAACGTAATAAGAGACCAAATATATGAATCATGGTGATAGTTCCTCTAATAATGAGTATTATCTCCCATGTATTACGATGTATTTAGTCTCACATCACAATCTCTTAACTTTAATGAATAAACCATATATCTATTCCAAGTCACATGTTTATTCCAAGTCACAATTAAATGAGTTTTCTCagagtaattaattatgtatgagaaaacattaaactgaatAATTGTCACATCATGGAACCAAGTCCTTCTCTTTGAGTGAATCCTTTGGCAACAAGTCTTGCCTTATGTCTCTCAATGTTGCCTTTTGAGtccttctttgttttgaagACCCATCTACATCCAATGGATTTTACACCATCAGACAACTGAACGAGATCCCAGACTTTCTTGGATGCCATAGAATCCGTCTCGTCTTTCATAGCATCATACCATAGGTTTGATTCTTTAGAATTCATGGCTTGTGAAAACGTTTCAGGATCATTTTCGGCTCCAATGTTGTAATCCGATTCTTGTAAATACACTTCATAATCACTACAAACTGTTGGTCTTCTGATTCTAGTAGATCTTCTTAATGTTGTCTCAACATCTTGATGAGAAGCTTGTTGTTCAACCGGTTGTTCAACATTTTCTTGTTGCTCCTCGTCAACAACTTGATCTACATTATCATTCTCAGCAGTTTGTGGAATTTCAGTTATTGGTTGTCTAATATGCTTTTGAACTGGAGGAGTGTGAATGACTACCaatctttcatttgattgagAGGTTTGAGCTTCATAGTGATCTTTTTCAAGATCAACGTCTTGATTTAAATCACTCCCACTAATCAAGTcattttcaagaaactttgcaTTTCTTGATTCCACAATTCTAGTGTTATGATTTGGACAATAGAATCTATACCCTTTGGACTTTTCAGCATATCCAATGAAATACCCACTAATAGTCCTTGGGTCTAGTTTCTTCTCTTGNGGATTATAAATTCTAACTTCAGACGGACATCCCCAAACGCGTACATGTCGTAAACTAGGTTTCCANCCCTTGAATAACTCAAAAGGTGTTTTTAAAACAGCCTTAGTTGGGACCCGATTTACTATATACACAGCCGTCTTAACTGCTTCAGTCCACAAGAATTGAGGAAGTTTTGAATTNNNNNNNNNNNNNNNNNNNNNNNNNNNNNNNNNNNNNNNNNNNNNNNNNNNNNNNNNNNNNNNNNNNNNNNNNNNNNNNNNNNNNNNNNNNNNNNNNNNNNNNNNNNNNNNNNNNNNNNNNNNNNNNNNNNNNNNNNNNNNNNNNNNNNNNNNNNNNNNNNNNNNNNNNNNNNNNNNNNNNNNNNNNNNNNNNNNNNNNNNNNNNNNNNNNNNNNNNNNNNNNNNNNNNNNNNNNNNNNNNNNNNNNNNNNNNNNNNNNNNNNNNNNNNNNNNNNNNNNNNNNNNNNNNNNNNNNNNNNNNNNNNNNNNNNNNNNNNNNNNNNNNNNNNNNNNNNNNNNNNNNNNNNNNNNNNNNNNNNNNNNNNNNNNNNNNNNNNNNNNNNNNNNNNNNNNNNNNNNNNNNNNNNNNNNNNNNNNNNNNNNNNNNNNNNNNNNNNNNNNNNNNNNNNNNNNNNNNNNNNNNNN
This genomic stretch from Vigna radiata var. radiata cultivar VC1973A chromosome 7, Vradiata_ver6, whole genome shotgun sequence harbors:
- the LOC106767380 gene encoding probable small nuclear ribonucleoprotein F, translated to MATVPVNPKPFLNNLTGKPVIVKLKWGMEYKGYLVSVDSYMNLQLANTEEYIEGQFTGNLGEILIRCNNVLYLRGVPEDEEIEDAAED
- the LOC106766495 gene encoding auxin-responsive protein IAA33, producing MNSFDPQGQEDLLKQITGAPSTSSSLAGFPGLEDDDLVATVVPAVTVVLEGRSICQRISLHNHGSYQSLAKALREMFVENAGDSDDFDLSNVIPGYLIAYEDMENDLLLVGDLSWKDFVRVAKRIRIIPTKANSRKGSTGTA